The proteins below come from a single Tenuifilum thalassicum genomic window:
- the rpiB gene encoding ribose 5-phosphate isomerase B, translating to MNKPKIAIASDHAGYATKEELKKFLTDLGYDVWDFGTHSEESVDYPDYAHPLAEAVEKGEYPLGVILCGSGNGVSITANKHQGVRSALCWIPEIASLARQHNNANVCAIPARFVSVPEAKSILKAFLDAEFEGGRHERRVEKIPVKK from the coding sequence ATGAATAAGCCAAAAATTGCTATCGCCTCTGATCATGCTGGTTATGCTACTAAAGAGGAACTAAAAAAGTTTTTAACCGATTTAGGTTATGATGTTTGGGATTTTGGCACTCATAGCGAGGAGAGTGTTGATTATCCCGACTATGCTCACCCACTAGCCGAAGCAGTTGAAAAGGGAGAATATCCCTTAGGTGTTATCCTTTGTGGAAGTGGAAATGGGGTGTCAATTACAGCCAATAAACACCAGGGCGTTCGTTCGGCACTTTGTTGGATTCCCGAAATTGCAAGTTTAGCACGCCAACATAATAATGCTAATGTGTGTGCAATCCCTGCTCGTTTTGTTAGTGTTCCAGAAGCCAAAAGTATTTTAAAGGCATTTCTAGACGCCGAGTTTGAAGGTGGTCGGCACGAACGTAGAGTTGAAAAAATACCAGTTAAGAAATAA